A stretch of the Bubalus kerabau isolate K-KA32 ecotype Philippines breed swamp buffalo chromosome 11, PCC_UOA_SB_1v2, whole genome shotgun sequence genome encodes the following:
- the LOC129623059 gene encoding neurexin-1-like translates to MGTALLQRGGCFLLCLSLLLLGCWAELGSGLEFPGAEGQWTRFPKWNACCESEMSFQLKTRSARGLVLYFDDEGFCDFLELILTRGGRLQLSFSIFCAEPATLLTDTPVNDGAWHNVRIRRQFRNTTLFIDQVEAKWVEVKSKRRDMTVFSGLFIGGLPPELHAAALKLTLASVREREPFKGWIRDVRVNSSLALPVDSGEVKLDDEPPNSGGGSPCEAGEEGEGGVCLNGGVCSVVDDQAVCDCSRTGFRGKDCSQGKAR, encoded by the coding sequence ATGGGGACGGCGCTTCTCCAGCGCGGGGGCTGCTTTCTCCTGTGCCTCTCGCTGCTGCTCCTGGGCTGCTGGGCGGAGCTGGGCAGCGGGCTGGAGTTCCCGGGTGCTGAGGGCCAGTGGACGCGCTTCCCCAAGTGGAACGCCTGCTGCGAGAGCGAGATGAGCTTCCAGCTGAAGACGCGCAGCGCCAGGGGCCTAGTGCTCTACTTCGACGACGAGGGCTTCTGCGACTTCCTGGAGCTCATCCTGACCCGTGGCGGCCGCCTGCagctcagcttctccatcttctgcgCCGAGCCCGCCACGCTCCTGACGGACACGCCGGTCAACGACGGCGCGTGGCACAACGTGCGGATCCGCCGGCAGTTCCGCAACACCACGCTCTTCATCGACCAGGTGGAGGCCAAGTGGGTGGAGGTCAAGTCTAAACGCCGGGACATGACGGTGTTCAGCGGCCTCTTCATCGGGGGGCTTCCCCCAGAACTGCACGCCGCGGCGCTCAAGCTCACGCTGGCCTCCGTGCGGGAGCGAGAGCCCTTCAAAGGCTGGATCCGCGACGTGCGGGTCAACTCCTCTCTGGCCCTGCCCGTGGACAGCGGCGAGGTCAAGCTGGACGACGAGCCGCCCAACAGCGGTGGCGGGAGCCCGTGCGAAGCTGGCGAGGAGGGCGAGGGCGGGGTGTGCCTCAACGGGGGTGTGTGTTCCGTAGTGGACGACCAGGCGGTGTGCGATTGCTCGCGAACTGGCTTCCGCGGCAAGGACTGCAGCCAAGGTAAGGCCCGATGA